A region from the Acidimicrobiales bacterium genome encodes:
- a CDS encoding ABC transporter permease: MSPHFLRDTGALLGRSLRHIARSPDTIITTALTPIAMLLMFVYVFGGSVDTGGAKYVDYLLPGILLITVASGVAYTSLRLYTDITSGIVQRFQSMPIARSAVLCAHVLTSLVANLISLVVVVVVAVVIGFRSDASPLAWLGALGIVVLFTLAVTWLAVIAGLTAKSPDGAGAFAYPLLFLPFVSSAFVPTAGMSGPVRWFAEHQPVTSIVDTLRHLYATEPLGNAVWVALAWCSGLLVVAWTLAVRSYRRKLAC, translated from the coding sequence ATGAGTCCGCACTTTCTTCGTGACACCGGCGCGTTGTTGGGGCGCTCACTGCGGCACATCGCCCGCAGCCCCGACACGATCATCACCACGGCGCTCACACCGATCGCGATGCTGTTGATGTTCGTGTACGTCTTCGGCGGCTCGGTCGACACGGGCGGCGCGAAGTACGTCGACTACCTGCTGCCCGGCATCCTGCTGATCACGGTCGCCTCCGGCGTCGCCTACACGTCGCTGCGCTTGTACACCGACATCACCAGCGGCATCGTCCAGCGCTTCCAGTCAATGCCCATCGCGCGCTCCGCGGTGCTGTGCGCTCACGTGCTCACGTCGCTGGTCGCCAACCTGATCTCGCTGGTCGTCGTCGTCGTTGTCGCGGTCGTGATCGGCTTTCGCTCCGATGCGAGCCCGCTGGCCTGGCTCGGCGCACTCGGGATCGTCGTGCTCTTCACCCTGGCAGTCACGTGGCTGGCCGTCATCGCCGGTCTGACTGCCAAGTCGCCCGACGGCGCCGGAGCCTTCGCCTATCCGCTGCTGTTCCTGCCCTTTGTGAGCTCCGCGTTCGTGCCGACGGCGGGCATGTCGGGGCCCGTGCGGTGGTTCGCCGAACACCAACCGGTCACGTCGATCGTCGACACGCTGCGCCACCTGTACGCCACGGAACCGCTCGGCAACGCCGTTTGGGTCGCGCTCGCCTGGTGTAGTGGACTCCTCGTGGTCGCCTGGACGCTGGCGGTACGCAGCTACCGCCGGAAGCTCGCATGCTGA
- a CDS encoding MerR family transcriptional regulator, translating to MLTISQLAAYAGVTVRAVRHYHAKGLLAEPERDHSGYRRYDAAAVVELIRIRTLADAGVPLSRVQDLLHADDEEFATAVTEIDRRLRAEIREKQRHRELVAQLAAGDRLALPPEAVDYLDRLRALEVPERAIAMERDAWILVAAQIPDQMPALMALKRAQIEDPAVTAMYLDLVAAVDWGPDDPRLHEMADRLVAMFEADEDRWSDEQTANFTLDDELVALLDEVFTNAVPSARRLLSLLEERGWTGWTKLERVGDRPTEPTGDHR from the coding sequence ATGCTGACGATCAGCCAGCTCGCGGCCTACGCGGGAGTGACGGTGCGGGCCGTGCGGCACTATCACGCCAAGGGGCTGCTCGCGGAGCCTGAGCGGGATCACTCGGGTTACCGGCGTTACGACGCGGCCGCCGTCGTCGAACTGATCCGCATCCGAACCCTGGCCGACGCCGGGGTGCCGTTGTCACGCGTCCAAGACCTCTTGCACGCCGACGACGAGGAGTTCGCGACTGCGGTCACCGAGATCGACCGTCGCCTGCGCGCTGAAATCCGAGAGAAACAGCGACACCGCGAACTGGTCGCCCAACTCGCCGCCGGCGACCGTCTCGCCCTTCCACCCGAAGCCGTCGACTACCTCGACCGGCTGCGCGCACTGGAGGTGCCCGAGCGGGCGATCGCCATGGAACGCGACGCGTGGATCCTCGTTGCCGCGCAGATTCCCGACCAGATGCCGGCGTTGATGGCGCTGAAGCGCGCGCAGATCGAAGACCCGGCCGTCACCGCGATGTACCTCGACCTCGTCGCCGCAGTCGACTGGGGACCAGACGACCCCCGGCTCCACGAAATGGCCGACCGCCTCGTCGCGATGTTCGAAGCCGACGAGGATCGTTGGAGCGACGAACAAACGGCCAACTTCACGCTCGACGACGAACTCGTCGCGTTGCTCGACGAGGTGTTCACGAACGCGGTGCCGAGCGCCCGCAGGCTGCTGAGTCTCTTGGAAGAACGCGGCTGGACCGGCTGGACCAAGCTCGAGCGCGTTGGCGACCGCCCCACCGAACCCACGGGCGACCACCGATGA
- a CDS encoding ATP-binding cassette domain-containing protein produces MSDDPAIRVTGITKSYGDLSVLRGVNFDVAAGTIFALLGPNGSGKTTLVNILATLLRPDDGAATVHGSDVRTEAGEVREAISLTGQFAAVDDILTGRENLVLIAKLRHLDNPGGIAEEMLARFSLTDAGERRVATYSGGMRRRLDIAMSLIGSPPVVFLDEPTTGLDPQARHEVWESVRALAARGTTVLLTTQYLEEAEQLADRIAILHNGTLLVNGTLAELKALMPPAQVEYVEKQPSLEDIFLALVGSEVTT; encoded by the coding sequence ATGAGCGACGATCCAGCAATTCGGGTCACGGGGATTACGAAGTCGTACGGCGATCTGTCCGTGCTCCGCGGCGTGAATTTCGACGTGGCCGCGGGGACGATCTTCGCCCTGCTCGGCCCCAACGGTTCCGGTAAGACGACCCTGGTCAACATCCTGGCGACCCTGCTGCGGCCCGACGACGGCGCTGCCACCGTGCACGGTTCCGACGTGCGCACCGAAGCGGGCGAGGTCCGGGAAGCGATCAGCCTCACCGGGCAGTTCGCAGCGGTGGACGACATCCTCACCGGCCGGGAGAACCTGGTGTTGATCGCCAAGCTGCGTCACCTCGACAACCCCGGCGGCATCGCGGAGGAGATGCTGGCGCGCTTCTCGCTCACCGACGCGGGCGAGCGGCGGGTGGCGACGTACTCGGGCGGGATGCGGCGCCGGCTCGACATCGCCATGAGCCTCATCGGCAGCCCGCCGGTGGTGTTCCTCGACGAACCCACGACAGGCCTCGACCCCCAAGCCCGCCACGAGGTGTGGGAGTCGGTGCGCGCTCTGGCTGCGCGCGGCACGACCGTGCTCCTCACGACGCAGTACCTCGAAGAGGCCGAGCAACTCGCCGACCGCATCGCGATCCTCCACAACGGAACGCTGCTCGTGAACGGCACGCTGGCCGAGCTCAAGGCGCTTATGCCGCCGGCCCAGGTCGAGTACGTGGAGAAGCAACCGAGTCTCGAGGACATCTTCCTGGCGCTCGTCGGAAGCGAGGTGACGACATGA